In the Cylindrospermopsis raciborskii Cr2010 genome, TTTCTTTGGAATTTCCATTTATATGTACATGGATGACCATGGGATACCTCATTGTCATGCCATGTATGGAGATTTTGCCGGTTCATTTAGCCTTGAAGACGGTGAACCTCTAGCGGGGGAGATGCCCCCTGCTCAAGCAAAAAAAATCAAAATATTTATACTGAATAATCAAGTAGAATTACTGGAGAAATGGCATGAACTCTCAGATTAAAACTCCCTGGCTAAAAGCGATAAAGGTAGTTCCTTTGGATGGTTTTCGTTTGCAGGTCATCTTTGAAAATGGGCAAGAGATGAGGCTTTCCCTGGAAAAATTAATTCAAACCCGAGAGCGTTACTGGCGTCTAAAGAGTCCTCGTTATTTTCGTCAGGCTCAGATAGATACACTAGGGGGGATTTGCTGGCCTGAAGGGGAAGATTTGGCACCGGATGGATTGGAACGGTATCTGATAATAGATACAACAAACTCACATATACCATAATTTAGCCAGTAACACTTCTATCTCAATGACGATAAATTTAGACCTCGGGGGTGGTAGTTAACAGGAGTGTGTGCAAAGGCAATCTCCCATAAGGAGTGCTTCGCGATCGCCCGTAGAGAGTGCTTCCTAATAGCCCTTTTAATTTGAAACAAATTCACATACACCATAATCGCCCACAGCAAAACCAGTCGGTTAAAACCGACTTGAGCTGTCGGGTAAGGGTTGGACATCACTATCCTTCCCTCCCCTAAGAACCGGACTTGACGGTTTCCCATCATCCGGCTCAAGCCTTACTTCAAGCCTTTCAACTTGGGTTTTGAGTGTACCTGTTTATGACACGCTGAGTGCAAATGCTTCAGGTTTTCTATGTCGTCCAGACCACCTTTTGCAACAGGTACTATGTGGTGGGTTTCGATTCCATCTCCATTTACGATTACCTACGACAAAACCGGTCGGGTTTAACCGACTTGGGCTTTGAGACCGAGAATTGATTCCCGGTCTCCCCCACGGACAGTCTCCAGGTTTGGATTAACTCAACCAAGTCACGGGTAATTCCTTCCCAATCGCATCCCCCTCTTACTAAAAAGCGATCTCCCATTTGGTTTTTCTCAACTCAACCTACAATGACCCATATAGACAAATCCTGTGACATCTTAATAGTCGGAGGTGGTATTGTCGGTTTAGCTACAGCCTTCCGTATTTTCCAATCCCGCCCGGATCTCCGATTAGTCCTCCTAGAAAAAGAATCCACCCTGGCTAAACATCAAACCGGCAATAATAGCGGTGTCATTCACTCCGGTCTCTATTTAAGTTGGTGACTACGGGGTTTAGTCCTCAGTATTCGGTGGATGATGCTATTGAGGAGATTATTGCTAAGTATCAATCAGGAGAATTGGTGGAGAGCGATCGCTGTTATACTGTGAGATGGATGAAGCAGTTGAATCTTTGAAATCATCAGAGGTCTGTTGTTATATTGACTAACTCAGAACTTTGTGGCACACAAAAGCATTGTTTGGAAAACTAACTGGCGATCTCGCGAGTGCGAGTGCTTCGCAATCGCCCTTTTGATTTAAAATAAATTCATATAAACAACTCCTGTGGTTGAGCGGAGTCGAAATCAGCTAAGCTGATGTGTAAGAGTATATTGGAGCGGGAGAATATGGCGACTACTGCTGATGAGGTATGGAAACTGCTGGGAGAACTTATTGAGTCTCAGAAAGAGACGGAACGGAAATTCCAAGAAACAGAACGTCTCTTGCGTGAGCGGTCCCAAGAAACAGAACGTTTCCTGCGTGAGCAGTCCCAAGAAACGGATCGGAGGTTCCAAGAAACAGAACGTCTCTTGCGTGAGCAGTCCCAAGAAACGGATTGGAAGTTCCAAGAAACAGAACGTCTCTTGCGCGAGCAGTCCCAAGAAACGGATCGGAAGTTCCAAGAAACAGAACGTCTCTTGCGTGAGCAGTCCCAAGAAACGGATCGGAAGTTCCAAGAAACAGAACGTCTCTTGCGCGAGCAGTCCCAAGAAACGGAACGTTTATTACGTGAAGAATCCAAAAGGGTTAATAACCAAATTGGTCAATTAGGCAATCGACTGGGAGAGTTCGTCGAATCACAGGTGCGTCCAGCAGCGGTGAAATTATTTCAAGAAAGAGGTATAGCGGTCAAAGAAATAGCCAGCAACACTTATATCCAAACGGGAAAAGAAGGATTAGAAATTGACCTATTAGTTATTAATAGTTCTGATATTATTTTAATTGAAGCGAAAAGTAAAGTATCAGAAGATGATGTCAATGAACATTTAGAAAGACTATCAAAATTCAAGCGTTTCTTCCCCAGGTATGAAAGTTACCGGGTATTGGGAGCAGTAGCGGGAATGGTAATTCCACTGGATGTTTCTCGTTATGCTTATCGGAAGGGATTATTTGTAATTGGGCAGTCGGGAGATAATTTAGTCATTCTCAATGACGATAAATTTAGACCTCGAGGGTGGTAATTAGCAGCAGTGGGTGGAACCATATCCCATAGGGAGTGCTTCGCAATCGCCCTTTTGATTTAAAATAAATTCATATAAACAACGCTGTTGAGGGGGTCAAAACCGGTTGACCCGATGTGTAATCGAAATCTGTAATGTTAAACCATCAGGTTTGTAAAGAAATGTAAATTAATCCCTATAGCTTCTTGACTTATGCAACAAATCTGATATCATTCTGGCATGGGGTAATTAATTGCCTCGTATCCAAATAAAATACAAGCTAAATCATAAGGTGCAGAGCTTTGACGGTCTACATGATCTCAGTTCGTGCTAACCAGACTCACCCACAGCTAAGAGAGTCGAGTGGTATGGCTTTTCTGTATCAATTTTAACCTATAACCAATAATCACCCACGGCAAAACCGGTCGGTTTTAACCGATGATCTAAGACCAAAAATGGCAATCAACTGGATGTGTAATCGGTCACAATGTCTACAACGGGCGATCTCGCGAGTGCTTTGCGATCGCCCATAGGGAGTGCTTCCCAATCGCCCTTTTAATTTGAAATAAATTCATATAAACAACGCTGTTGAGGGGGTCAAAACCGGTTGACCCGATGTGTAATCGAAATCTGTAATGTTAAACCATCTTACCAATCTTTTAATACTCCTATATCAATCATTCGTCCTTTTAATACCTATGGACCTCGACAATCAGCACAGCTTGTGGGATGGGAACCTTTATATGGTGGGCGTGAGGGATTTAAGCAGGGTTTGGCAGAAACGGCAGAATGGTTTATGAACCCGACAAATTTGGCAGGGTATAAGAGCGATCGCTACAACATTTGAGGGTCACTGGGGAAGTGGAAAAACTGGAACAGAATTTTTTATGCGGGCTAAAAGCTGTATTGGGAGAGCCGAATCCTTTTGTGCCACTCCATGAGCCTGAGTTTATGGGTAATGAGTGGGAATTGGTCAAAAATTGCCTTGATTCCACCTTTGTTTCGTCTGTTGGTAAATACGTTGATCGCTTTGAGGTCATGCTGGCGGAATATACAGGAGCAAAATATGCTGTAGCGGTAGTAAATGGCACTGCTGCTCTGCATATCGCTTTGTTATTGGCAGGGGTTAGACCGGTGCTTTGAAGTTGCATTTATATATATCCCGTTGGTTTGTTGGGTTTCGTGCCTCAACCCAACCTACGATTACCCACGACAAAACCAGTCGGGTTTAACCGACTTGCGCTTTGAGACCGAGAATTGATTCCCGGTCTCCCCCACGGACAGTCTCCAGGTAAGAGTTGATTCAACCCAATAATAGTTAATTCCCCAGCGAACGCCCATAGGAAGTGCTTCGCGATCTCGCAAGTGCGAGTGCTTCGCAATCGCCCTTTTGATTTGAAACAAATGTTGAGTGGTGTAAAAACCACTTAAGCTAATGTGTAATAAGCCATCAGCTTTGTAAATAAATGTAAATTAAGCACCATATTCTCTTGACTTGTGTACCAAATACGAGTTTAAAATAAACTGCGATCGCTTAATGGGTGACACAAAGAAATTTTGAGAGGAAAGAACAAGGAAGATTAAGAGAATGACCCGATTCATTCACGACCAATTTGCCAAGGACTACTTAGAGGAAATACTCAGGCCCTATGGAGAAATAGAATCTTTTAAGCGAGTTCCAGGAGAAGTTAGACAAATAGACTGTTTCTTTTCTCCAGCAGGTGAAAAAATCACCAAACTATCGGGTTTAGGTGTACTAGGCAGTTTTGCCAGATTGCCAGGGATATTTGAACCATTTAGGAATGCAGCATCAGAGGAAGAAATATGTGATTGCATATTGAAGCTACTGGAAATAAGAGGGTTAATGCAAAGGGAAGCAAAGCGAGATAAAAGAAAACTAGACAAAGAAAAAGTTCCCTATCTGTGGATTCTGACACCAACAGCCTCAAAGAAAATACTAAAAGGGTTTAATGCTGTTGCAGAAAGCAATTCCTGTCAAGGAGTGTACCATTTAGGAAAAAGTCTGAGGACAAAGATTGTAGCGATTCACCACTTACCAAACACGCCGGAAACATTATGGCTAAGAATATTGGGAAGGGGGAAAGTACGAACAAAAGCAATTGATCAGTTAGAAAAACTGACAGAAGATCACCCATTACGAAGAAAGGTGCTAGAATTGCTATATACTTTGAGACAAAACTTGGAGCAAAGTGGAAAAGCTGAAGAAAGGGAAGATAAGGAGTTAATTATGAGGTTAGCACCACTGTACCAGCAAGATATAGAAAAAGTGAGACAAGAAGGTCTTCAGGAAGGCGAACTTCGAGGAGAACAACGTGGAAGACAAGAAGGACAGCGAAAGATAATATTACTGTTGCTGAATCACAAGTTTGATGGAATTGAGTTACCTGTGGTGGAAAGGATAAACAGACTATCATTAGAGCAATTAGAAGCAATGGGTGAATCTTTACTGGATTTTAGAAAGATTTCTGATTTAGAAGCATGGTTAAAAGACGCAGAAAAATCCATTGTGTGATTGTTTATGGTAAAAAAATCAGATATTGGCGGTAAACGTTTAATTGGACTTAGTCCACAAGCTTGGGGGCGTTGGGTCACGGGGGATAAAACGATCAAAGTTCAGGAAATTATTAACAGTGAACTTCAATGGATCGAGCGGGAAAGTGATGTTTTGCTCAAGGCCCATAGTCCTGAGTGTGGCGATTTTATTCTACTGAATGAGCTACAACTGCGCCATGATGCTAAGATGCCTCGACGAATGCGAGCTTATGCTGCTCTAGTAGAGGAAAAGTATGGGCTACTAGTCTATCCAGTGGTCGTCAATATTCTTCAACCTGGGCCGACGGAGATAATTCGCAGCCGTTATGAGTCCGAAATTATGGGTTGTAGGGCCTATCAGGACTATCGGGTGATTAATTTGTGGGAGATTGAGGCGGAGACGGTGTTTGAGCAAAATCTGTCTTCCTTGCTACCGTTTGTCCCAATTTTGAAGGGGGGTAATAGTGAGGTAAATCTGCGTCAGGCTCTACTCAATCTTCGCAAGAATCAAGTGTTGGGGGATTTGGAGCCGTTGTTGTCTTTTTTTGCTAGCTTTGTATTTGATATCCCTTTAGTACAACAAATGATGAGGTGGGACATGACGGTATTACGTGAATCGCCCTGGTACAACGAAATTCTTAAGGAAGGTCTTCAGAAAGGTCTTCAGAAAGGTCTTCAGAAAGGTCGTCAGGAAGGTCTTCAGGAAGGCGAACTTCGAGGAGAACAACGTGGAAGACAAGAAGGACAGCGAAAGATAATATTACTGTTGCTGAATCACAAGTTTGATGGAATCGAGTCACCTGTGGTGGAAAGGATAAACAGACTATCACTAGAGCAATTAGAAGCAATGGGTGAATCTTTACTGGATTTTAGACAGATTTCTGATTTAGAAGCATGGTTAAAAGACGCAGAAAAATCCAATGATCTAAAACCACAAGTTGATATCCAAAATGGCAATCAACTGGATGTGTAATCGGTTACAGTGTCTACAACGAGCGATTGCGAAGCAATCGCCCTTTGCAGGTCATCTTTGAAAATGGGCAAGAGATGAGGCTTTCCCTGGAAAAATTGGCGTTGCATAATAGAGGTATGAATTGAGGTAATCTACTGTGCATTGTCCAAACTGCGGGTCTTCCAAAATCAGAAAGAATGGCAAACGTCGAGGTAAACAAAATCACATTTGTGTTGATTGTGGTCGTCAATTTATCGATGTCTATAGTCCACCTAAAGGCTATTCAGAAGAAGTTAAACAAAGTTGCCTGCGCTCTTATGTTAACGGTATGGGATTTAGAGCAATTGAACGCGATAAAGGCGTTCATCATACAACTATTATTTACTGGCTAAAACAAATTGGTTCCATACTTCCAGATGCTCCACCAGTTGAGGAAACACCCTTGGTAGGTGAGCTTGATGAGTTGGAGACCTTTGTGGGATCAAAAAAAAACAAAATATGGTTGTGGACAGCAGTAAATCACTTCCGTAAAAATATCCTGGCTTGGGTTGTGGGAGACCACAGCTCACAAGCATTTCAACCTTTGTGGGACATCGTTAAACTCTGGCAATGCTTTTTTTATGTTACTGATGGGTGGAGGGTTTATCCGAGTTTTATTCAGCCAGAGGATCATATTGTGAGCAAAACATATATGACTAGGGTAGAGGGTGAAAATACACGTTTACGTCACTACTTAGCGCGACTACATAGAAAAACGCTATGCTATTCAAAATCTGTAGATATGCTTAGGTATTCAATTAAATTATTACTTCACTATTTAAAGTATGAAGTAATACCCGCGTTTAGTTGATTCATCCCGCAAATATGCAACGCCATTAATTCAAACCCGAGAGCGTTACTGGCGTCTAAAGAGTACTCGTTATTTTCGTCAGGCTCAGATAGATACACTAGGGGGGATTTGCTGGACTGAACCCGATGTGTAATCGAAATCTGTAATGTTAAACCATCAGGTTTGTAAAGAAATGTAAATTAATCCCTATAACCTCTTGACTTATGCAACAAATCTGATATTATTCTGGCATGGGGTAATTAATTGCCTCGTATCCAAATAAAATACAAGCTAAATCATAAGGTGCAGAGCTTTGACGGTCTACATGATCTCAGTTCGTACCAACCAGACTCACCCGCAGCTACGAGAGTCGAGTGGCACGGGTTTTCTGTCTCAATTTTAACCTATAACCAATAATCACCCACGGCAAAACCGGTCGGTTTTCAACCGATGATCTAAGACCACAAGTTGATATCCAAAATGGCAATCAACTGGATGTGTAATCGGTCACAATGTCTACAACGGCGTAACTTTAAACTTAATGAAAATTACTCAAGAAACTTCCATTCTACTCACAGGTGGTACCGGTTCCTTTGGCAAGAAGTTTGTGGAAATGCTGCTCCAACAATTCCCAGATATTCATCGCTTGGTGATTTATTCTCGGGATGAACTCAAGCAGTATGAAATGGGTCTTCAGTTCTCTGACATGCAATATCGAGGACTACGCTATTTCTTGGGGGATGTTAGAGATAAACAACGGTTAGTCCGTGCTTGTGAAGGTATAGACATCATTGTTCACGCCGCTGCCCTAAAACAAGTACCTACTGCAGAATACAATCCCATGGAATGTATTAAAACTAATGTTCTAGGCGCTCAAAATGTAATTGAAGCTGCATTGGATACTGGTGTAAAGCAAGTGGTAGCCCTATCTACTGATAAAGCCGCCGCCCCCATTAATTTATATGGAGCAACAAAGCTCTGCTCTGATAAATTGTTTGTTGCTGCCAATAATATCAAGGGGAAAAGAGATATTTCCTTTAGTGTGGTGCGTTATGGCAATGTTATGGGATCTAGGGGATCAGTGATTCCTTTTTTCCTCCAACAGCGTCACCAAGGAGTGTTACCTATTACCGATCCACAGATGACCCGGTTTAATATCACCTTAGAAGAAGGGGTAAAAATGGTGTGGTGGGCAATTGAAAACGGTTGGGGAAGTGAGGTCTTTGTCCCCAAAATTCCTTCCTACCGCATTACTGATGTGGCTACAGCTATTGCTCCTCAAGCTGAACAAAGAATAGTGGGCATTCGTCCAGGAGAAAAAATCCATGAGGAAATGATTACTAGTAGTGATAGTTACACTACCTTCGATTTAGGTTCTTATTATGCGATTTTACCCAGTCAGGTGGATAATAATTTACAAGAGCATTTTTTAAAAAATGGAGCAGTGAAGGTAAAGCCAGGTTTTAGTTATAATTCTGGTGATAATGATGTGTTTTTAACTGTGGACGAACTTAGACAGTTGATTCGTCATCATGTTGACTGTGAGTTTGCTATCTAAATAAATGAATTCTTTTATCCCCTATGGTCGTCAGAATATAACTAAAGCAGATATTGCTGCTGTAGTTAAGGTCTTAGAAAGTGACTGGCTTACTCAGGGACCTACGATCCCCATGTTTGAGGAGTATGTTGCTACTGTATGTGGTGCCAGCTATGGTGTGGCAGTTAATAGTGCCACTTCCGCATTACATATTGCCTGTTTGGCTTTGGGATTGGGGAAAGGAGATATTCTCTGGACATCTCCAAATACTTTTGTTGCTTCTGCCAATTGTGGCTTGTACTGTGGTGCGGAAGTGGATTTTGTAGATATTCATCCCCATAGCTACAATTTAAGTGTTGATGCGCTGGAACAAAAGCTCGTTCAAGCCGAGCGGCAAGGGAAATTGCCCAAGGTGGTTGTACCTGTTCATCTTGCTGGTCAGTCCTGCGATATGGAAAAGATTGGGGCTTTGTCCCGCAAGTATGGTTTTAGGATTGTGGAGGATGCTTCCCATGCTATTGGTGCCAAATATCAAGGCAGTTCCGTAGGAAATTGTCAGTTTTCGGACATGACAGTGTTTAGTTTTCATCCTGTAAAAATTATTACCACCGGAGAGGGGGGGATGGTGGTGACAAATCAGCAGGACTTGTATGAAAAGCTGATTCGCTTGCGAACCCATGGTATTACCCGCAATCCAGATCTGATGCAGGGTAAGTCCCATGGATTGTGGTACTACCAGCAGCTGGATTTGGGATTTAACTACCGCATGACGGACATTCAGGCGGCCTTGGGTTTGAGTCAAATGCAGCGTTTGGATGATTTTGTGTCACGACGTAGGTTTTTGGCAGCTCGCTACAATCAGTTGCTTCAAGACTTTCCTCTGGTTTTACCCTGGCAACATCCTGAGACTGAGTCCAGCTGGCATCTTTATGTTATCCGGTTAAAGTTGGATAGGATTGCTAAGACTCATACACAGGTTTTTGAGGAATTGCGGCGAGCTGGGATAGGTGTTAATTTACACTATATTCCTGTGCATACTCAACCCTATTATCAGGGTTTAGGGTTTAAGTGGGGGGATTTTCCCGAGGCTGAACAATACTATCAGGAGGCTATTAGTATTCCTTTGTACTATGATTTAACGGAGGAAAATCAAGAGCAGGTTGGGAGTGTTTTGAGGAAAATTTTGAGTGAAGGGTGAAGAAATAGGAAAGTTCGACCATGAATATGCAAACCTTAGAACCTAATTTTCCTTTAATAAAAACTGTAATAATTGTTCAAGCCAGGATGACCTCTACCCGATTACCGGGAAAGATACTGAAGCAGGTGTTGGGTAAACCCTTGCTCCAATACCAAATTGAGAGGTTGCAAGGGGTCAAACTAGCTGATGAAATAGTCATCGCGACAACGACAAATAAAACTGATGCTCCTATTATTGACTTATGTGATCGCCTCTCAGTCGCTTACTTTCGAGGTTCTGAAGCTGATGTTTTAGAAAGATATTATCAAGCTGCTGTGGCACATCAAGCAAAAGTGGTGGTTCGCGTGACTTCTGATTGCCCTCTAATTGATCCTCAAGTGGTTAATAGGGTAATCGATTACTACCTAAAAAACCATTCACAATATGACTATGTGTCTAACAGCTTAGAACGCACTTACCCCAGAGGGATGGATACTGAAGTCTTTCCATTTTCAGTGCTACAAGAAGCTTTTGTAAGGGCTAGGTCACAACCAGACCGCGAGCATGTTACGTCTTTTATTTATAGGCAACCACTACTATATCGTTTGGGTCACGTTCTTTATTCCCAAGATTGTAGTCACCACCGATGGACCGTCGACACCGCCGAAGATTTTGAGTTGATTCAGAAAATCATTGAAGCAGTTTATCCCAATCTACCTAATTTTACATTAGAAGATTGCTTGCGACTGCTGGGAGAACGACCAGAATGGTATCTTATTAATAGTCATATAGGACAGAAGAAGTATGGAGAGTGAATCTTTTTGACCTTAACAGGTGGTAAAAGGATAGTCTCCAAATAATTTAAACGCTAGAAAGATCTTCTGAGGTGATTAGAATTTCTCGGAATTAGGCGAAAAAATTGTTGATTGAGAATATACATAATTTGTTATTGCAGATTGGAAATGACCCTTGGAGTATAAACATGAACTATAAAACACAGCAAGAACAATTTTGGGCAGGTGATTTTGGTACAGACTATATTCAGCGTAATCAAAGCGAACAATTGCTTGCATCTAACTTAGCCTTTTTCTCAAGAACGCTCTACGCCGCTAAGGGTATAAGAAACTGTATAGAGTTTGGCGCTAACATTGGCATGAATCTAAAGGCTCTCAAATTGCTTTACCCTGGCATTGATTTGCACGGAATTGAGATTAATCAACAGGCCGCCAGAGAACTAACCAATGTCATTCCTGCAGAGCATGTATATTCAGAATCAATACTTGAATTTTGTCAACCGCGTCACTGGGATCTTGTTCTTATCAAAGGGGTTCTTATTCATATCAATCCGGAATACTTACCCGTTGTCTATACTAAATTAAATAATGCCACTAGTAGATACTTATTAATTGCAGAGTATTACAATCCCTCGCCAGTTGCCATTCCCTATAGAGGTCACTTAGATCGCTTGTTTAAGCGAGATTTTGCTGGTGAAATCTTAGATCGCTACCCCGAATTCAGTCTAGTTGACTATGGCTTTTTTTATCGTCGCGATCCTAACTTTCCTCAAGACGATATTACTTGGTTCCTACTTGAGAAGTAGAAATACTGACCATAAAACACATTATAACAAACAGGAGACAATCTTATGCTCACCTACTGTAAACGTTGCGTGATGCCATCTACCAAGCCAGATTTATTTCTGGATGAGGAAGGTGTGTGTAACGCTTGCCGCAGCTATGAACGACGCAGGGAAGTGGACTGGGATGCCCGGTATAAAGAGCTAATTTTGTTACTGGACAAGTATCGTTCTAGAGATGGTACTAACTGGGATTGTATCGTTCCGGTCAGCGGTGGTAAGGATAGCACCTATCAGGTTGTGAGAATGCTACAACTTGGTTTAAATCCACTTTGTGTAACTTCAACAACTTGTGATCTATCCCCTATAGGTAGGCGAAACATTGAAAATCTCAAGCAATTAGGAGTAGATTATATTGAGGTTACACCAAATCCTTTGGTGAGGTCTAAACTCAATCGTATAGGACTGACTCAAGTAGGAGACATATCCTGGCCGGAACATGTGGGTATTTTTACTATACCGGTGCGCGCTGCTGTCCAATTTAATGTTAGTTTGATTATATGGGGTGAAAACTCACAAAACGAGTATGGTGGTCCTGCTGCTGCGTCAGAAAACAATGTACTTACACGGAGATGGCTAGAGGAGTTTGGCGGTTTATTAGGGATGCGTGTATCGGATCTGATTGGACAAGACGGAATTGAAGCAAAGCATTTGATTCACTACACCTATCCAAGTGATGACGAGCTGGCGCGGGTCGGTGTGACGGGGCTTTTCCTTGGTCATTATCTACCTTGGGATGGTTTATCTAATGGGCTGATTGCCATAGCTAATGGTTTTACAACTTACTCTAAATCCGTTGAAGGATCGATGGTTAATTATGAGAATTTGGACAATCACCAGACCGGTATTCACGACTATTTCAAGTTTTTAAAGTTTGGCTTCGGACGCGCTACGGATCTGGCCTGTTTACATATTCGAAGAGAACGTCTAACTCGCCAGGATGGCTTAGACATAGTGAAACGTCTTGATGGTCAATTTCCCTGGGAATATTTGGGTAAGTCCCTTGAGGACATATTACGTCCTTTGGGTATGACGGTTCCAGAATTTACTACTGTGTGCGATAGATTTACGAACAAGAAAATATTCAAACGAGATGTTTCAGGATCTCTGATTAAGGATAATGATGGAAACTTAACCAAGGTTAATTACGACAACTTATGAGACTTTATAAGCACTTTTCAGCAACGCCAACAAATCTTAGTAATGCTTGGGAAAAACAAAATGCCAAAACTAAAGGTTGTGAGAATCGAACCTGCAAGCAAGTGTAATCTTGCATGTAGTCATTGCCCAACTGGGACTGTTGAAATGACTCGTGACATCATGAGTGATATAATTTTTGAGAAGGTTTTAGAAAATTTGTCGAAGTATGTCGAAGTATAAAGATGAAGTTGAAGTTGTAGTTCTATATCATGGTGGCGAACCTCTTTTAAACAAATCAATTTGCCAAATGATTACTGCTATTAAGTCTATAAAACCCTTCTTTATAAAAATGGTTTCCAATGCAATGCTTTTGAGTCAAAGCAAGTGTGAATCCTTACTATCTACTCCTCTAGACGTCATTGAGTTTAGCCTTGATGGTTTAAATAAAAGTGAAAATCAACAGATACGTGTAAACTCTTCATCTTCACGAGTAATAAACAACATCACTCACTTTTTAACTAAAAAGGAAGAATTAAGACATCCAATCAGAGTGGCAATTTCCACAACACAATTTTTAGATTCAGAGAAATTCAAGAGAAATTCAGAGATTCAACCAGAAGTTCCAACATGGTTAAAAGAAATCTTTGAGGATAAAGTGGATGAATTTAAGCCCACATAT is a window encoding:
- the pseB gene encoding UDP-N-acetylglucosamine 4,6-dehydratase (inverting) translates to MKITQETSILLTGGTGSFGKKFVEMLLQQFPDIHRLVIYSRDELKQYEMGLQFSDMQYRGLRYFLGDVRDKQRLVRACEGIDIIVHAAALKQVPTAEYNPMECIKTNVLGAQNVIEAALDTGVKQVVALSTDKAAAPINLYGATKLCSDKLFVAANNIKGKRDISFSVVRYGNVMGSRGSVIPFFLQQRHQGVLPITDPQMTRFNITLEEGVKMVWWAIENGWGSEVFVPKIPSYRITDVATAIAPQAEQRIVGIRPGEKIHEEMITSSDSYTTFDLGSYYAILPSQVDNNLQEHFLKNGAVKVKPGFSYNSGDNDVFLTVDELRQLIRHHVDCEFAI
- a CDS encoding DUF4351 domain-containing protein encodes the protein MTRFIHDQFAKDYLEEILRPYGEIESFKRVPGEVRQIDCFFSPAGEKITKLSGLGVLGSFARLPGIFEPFRNAASEEEICDCILKLLEIRGLMQREAKRDKRKLDKEKVPYLWILTPTASKKILKGFNAVAESNSCQGVYHLGKSLRTKIVAIHHLPNTPETLWLRILGRGKVRTKAIDQLEKLTEDHPLRRKVLELLYTLRQNLEQSGKAEEREDKELIMRLAPLYQQDIEKVRQEGLQEGELRGEQRGRQEGQRKIILLLLNHKFDGIELPVVERINRLSLEQLEAMGESLLDFRKISDLEAWLKDAEKSIV
- a CDS encoding FAD-dependent oxidoreductase; the protein is MTHIDKSCDILIVGGGIVGLATAFRIFQSRPDLRLVLLEKESTLAKHQTGNNSGVIHSGLYLSW
- a CDS encoding DUF2442 domain-containing protein, with the translated sequence MNSQIKTPWLKAIKVVPLDGFRLQVIFENGQEMRLSLEKLIQTRERYWRLKSPRYFRQAQIDTLGGICWPEGEDLAPDGLERYLIIDTTNSHIP
- a CDS encoding cytidylyltransferase domain-containing protein, with amino-acid sequence MQTLEPNFPLIKTVIIVQARMTSTRLPGKILKQVLGKPLLQYQIERLQGVKLADEIVIATTTNKTDAPIIDLCDRLSVAYFRGSEADVLERYYQAAVAHQAKVVVRVTSDCPLIDPQVVNRVIDYYLKNHSQYDYVSNSLERTYPRGMDTEVFPFSVLQEAFVRARSQPDREHVTSFIYRQPLLYRLGHVLYSQDCSHHRWTVDTAEDFELIQKIIEAVYPNLPNFTLEDCLRLLGERPEWYLINSHIGQKKYGE
- a CDS encoding DegT/DnrJ/EryC1/StrS family aminotransferase — translated: MEKLEQNFLCGLKAVLGEPNPFVPLHEPEFMGNEWELVKNCLDSTFVSSVGKYVDRFEVMLAEYTGAKYAVAVVNGTAALHIALLLAGVRPVL
- a CDS encoding Rpn family recombination-promoting nuclease/putative transposase, with product MVKKSDIGGKRLIGLSPQAWGRWVTGDKTIKVQEIINSELQWIERESDVLLKAHSPECGDFILLNELQLRHDAKMPRRMRAYAALVEEKYGLLVYPVVVNILQPGPTEIIRSRYESEIMGCRAYQDYRVINLWEIEAETVFEQNLSSLLPFVPILKGGNSEVNLRQALLNLRKNQVLGDLEPLLSFFASFVFDIPLVQQMMRWDMTVLRESPWYNEILKEGLQKGLQKGLQKGRQEGLQEGELRGEQRGRQEGQRKIILLLLNHKFDGIESPVVERINRLSLEQLEAMGESLLDFRQISDLEAWLKDAEKSNDLKPQVDIQNGNQLDV
- a CDS encoding DUF4160 domain-containing protein, with the translated sequence MYMDDHGIPHCHAMYGDFAGSFSLEDGEPLAGEMPPAQAKKIKIFILNNQVELLEKWHELSD
- a CDS encoding HNH endonuclease; its protein translation is MVNGDGIETHHIVPVAKGGLDDIENLKHLHSACHKQVHSKPKLKGLK
- the pseC gene encoding UDP-4-amino-4,6-dideoxy-N-acetyl-beta-L-altrosamine transaminase — translated: MNSFIPYGRQNITKADIAAVVKVLESDWLTQGPTIPMFEEYVATVCGASYGVAVNSATSALHIACLALGLGKGDILWTSPNTFVASANCGLYCGAEVDFVDIHPHSYNLSVDALEQKLVQAERQGKLPKVVVPVHLAGQSCDMEKIGALSRKYGFRIVEDASHAIGAKYQGSSVGNCQFSDMTVFSFHPVKIITTGEGGMVVTNQQDLYEKLIRLRTHGITRNPDLMQGKSHGLWYYQQLDLGFNYRMTDIQAALGLSQMQRLDDFVSRRRFLAARYNQLLQDFPLVLPWQHPETESSWHLYVIRLKLDRIAKTHTQVFEELRRAGIGVNLHYIPVHTQPYYQGLGFKWGDFPEAEQYYQEAISIPLYYDLTEENQEQVGSVLRKILSEG
- a CDS encoding IS1 family transposase, which produces MHCPNCGSSKIRKNGKRRGKQNHICVDCGRQFIDVYSPPKGYSEEVKQSCLRSYVNGMGFRAIERDKGVHHTTIIYWLKQIGSILPDAPPVEETPLVGELDELETFVGSKKNKIWLWTAVNHFRKNILAWVVGDHSSQAFQPLWDIVKLWQCFFYVTDGWRVYPSFIQPEDHIVSKTYMTRVEGENTRLRHYLARLHRKTLCYSKSVDMLRYSIKLLLHYLKYEVIPAFS